In the genome of Thermoproteus tenax Kra 1, the window ATGTCGTTAATGATTATGATAAGGCCCGTAAGCGCGGCCACTGCGCTTAATACATAGACTAGCACTGAACGCGCGCTCATGCTATCAGAAGCAACCCCTTTATTTAACGTATTGTCTTACGTGCGTGTATTTGGGAAAAGGAGCGGCGAGCATCATACTTCAGGCGCTACATGGGGCAAGGGAAAGAATAGTTCTATCGTCGCCTTGGATCGGCAAACGCTACGTTGAGCTATTAGTGGAAAAGGCGCTGTCAGGCGTGTCGGTGACCGTCATAACGATGGACTTATCTGACAACGACGGAAGACTCCTCGCCAACGCCGCCGATACTTACGGCGAAGAGGAGGTCTCTAAGAGGAGCAGAGAAGTGGCCCGACTGAGAGCTGAATTGAGGCGCGCAAGGACGGCTGTAGTCAGAGACCTTGCGCTCGCTCTTTTCGCTTCATCTATTTTTATTTTATTAACAAAGATATATAATTCATATTTTTTTATTGGCTCTATATTATTTATCATTATTGGAATTATTATGATATTTATAAGGCGGAGGGCCGTGTCGGACGTTAGGGCGAGACTGGAGGAGGCCGAGGCCGAGTTGGAGAGGGCCGTTGCAAACACCGAGGTGCTTCGTGAGAAGCTGAGGCGCAACTTAAGGGCGATCGTGGTGCCGCTTAATCGGGGGTTCATCCACGCCAAGGTCTACATAGTTGATAACAAGGCGTGGGCATCGTCAGCAAATCTGACCGACAGCGGGCTATATAACAACGTCGAGTTCGTGATAGAGGTTGATCCAAAGGTCGCTGAGGACGCCCTGAGGAGGCTGTTGGCCGAGCTAATCGGCCAGTCTGATGAAGATGCCGGGATAATCAACTGACATCTTGCCAGCTGAGACCAAGATGGTCTTGTGCCTTGACGCCAACTCTCTGAACAGCCTCTTTGTCTCACCGGTTTCTGCGAGCTCGAAGTCGCTCAGGACTATAACGACGGACTTGCGCCTGGCTTTAGAGAGCACGTACCGCAGCGCCTCGTCTGGTATCGTCCCCCCTCCCCCTCTCAGCCCCCTCCTCACTTTCTCCACGTCTGCCTCCCTCTTTAGCTCGATGGGCTCGTACGCTCTGACGTCCCACGGAACCAGCGTGATCTTTGTAGCGCCCGCCCTCAATACTCCGTATACCTCGGACATAAACCTTCTGAGCTTCTCGTCGTCGATCGACGCAGAGGTGTCTATCAAGATATATACATCGATGGGATTTGAACCCAAGCCGATCTTGGAGGGATACCATTCGCTCTTCCTTGAGGGCCTTGACCACCGCTTTCTCACATCCCGAAGGTTGGCGAGCGCCTCCTCCAACTCCGCCTTCAATAGCTTTCTCCAATCGAGGGTGGGCCTCTCCAGCTGGCCCACGATCCTCAACTGGCCTCCGGGCGAGGTGCCGGGATCCTTGTACGTCTGAAGCCTTCTAATGCCGCGCTCCAAGGCCCTTCTCACAGAGCCGGCGTCCTTCGCCCTCCGCACCTCCTCGGATCCTTGATTTATTAGACGGTAATCGGAGACCTCCTTGTCTCCTTCGGCTAGCCGCGATGACTGTTTGTACAGCCGAAATAGTTGCCTCCTGGACAGTTGCGAGAGCTTGGACGCTAGCTCTTCGGCGGACATCTTCAGTGCCGCAACCCTTGAGACGCCCACGTGGCCCGCCCTCAACATATCCCAGGGCACCTCGAAGCCGCTTGCCTCAAGCCTCTCGTTTATGACCACGTCCGCTGCTACGTTGAAGGAGTAGGCTTCCTCGATCTTTCCCATCTTCATCAGATCCTTGGCCCTCTCCAAGTGGCCAAGATACGCGTGGAGAACCTCGTGCATAAGGATGGCCGCTCTGTGTTCTGTGGACAGGGACTGTGAGAAGAACCTATCGCCGACCAAGATTGTGTTGCCGGTGAACATCGCATAGGCGTTCTTCGGGACATCCTTGGAATAGCCTATGGGAAACGACATGACTAAGAAGTAGTACGTGGGGTCCCTCATCATTAGGTACTCCTTGACCTTCTGGAACTCGTTTAAAACGCGTTGGTCGTCCATCAGCTCCACAGAGCCGACGCAACTTTTCTGACCTTCAGCGGCAGCTGCGCCACAAACTCCTCGAGCACGTCGCGCCGCATGCCCACCCTCTCCTTGAAGAGTCTCACGGCCGTCGAGAGTATATATGCATAGAACTCCCGCTCCTCTTCAGCCAATTTTTCCAGTAGCCCCAAGTCTATCGATCTCCCCGACAAATACCTATCTACTAGCGCCTTAGCGTAAAGAGAGGCGGCTATCAACTTCTGCTCAAGATCGAACTTTTTCCAATGCTCTAGCGGTCTTTCGAAAAAAGTCTTTGGGCACCTTCGACATATAGAAATTTAAGAACTTGGAGCCCACAGACCTCCCCACGTTGCCGTATATTATTTCGGCAACGGTGTCCTCATCCGCGTTACCGCCGATTATGTGTAGCTGAAGGGCCAGGCGGGTCCAAGATCTGGGCGTCGGGTAGGGCTCCAGCCCCTCGGGCTCTTTTGGCACCTCGAAAAGGAACGAGGGGCCCTCTCTCAAGAACTCGCAGACGGCCCTCTCCCACGCGCTCCCATATCTATTGTCCATGTATGTGCACCATTCGTCGACTGTGGGAGGTTCAACGTTGAGCACGGTGAGCCTATTGAGGAGGGGGGCCGGCAGAGGCTCGGCGTCGGCGCTCATAGAGGGCGGGTTTCCCGCGAGTACTATTATCACATCCGGCGAGATGCGCCAGCTCCACCCAGCCTTGCCCTCCTGCACGAGACTATAGAAGAATACTCTCTGGTCAGCTCTCTTTACATTGGTC includes:
- a CDS encoding ATP-binding protein, with translation MVRITQILNLPPETLNRTLLLGGPGIGKTEVTEQYARELARKEGRIFVDLDIVDNETARKLVDNCRDYFVYFRVAAPHIFPEDVSIPKPLTSGDVVDFLTPVRLMILSKCRGLFFIDEMTNVKRADQRVFFYSLVQEGKAGWSWRISPDVIIVLAGNPPSMSADAEPLPAPLLNRLTVLNVEPPTVDEWCTYMDNRYGSAWERAVCEFLREGPSFLFEVPKEPEGLEPYPTPRSWTRLALQLHIIGGNADEDTVAEIIYGNVGRSVGSKFLNFYMSKVPKDFFRKTARALEKVRS
- a CDS encoding DUF2201 family putative metallopeptidase, producing the protein MDDQRVLNEFQKVKEYLMMRDPTYYFLVMSFPIGYSKDVPKNAYAMFTGNTILVGDRFFSQSLSTEHRAAILMHEVLHAYLGHLERAKDLMKMGKIEEAYSFNVAADVVINERLEASGFEVPWDMLRAGHVGVSRVAALKMSAEELASKLSQLSRRQLFRLYKQSSRLAEGDKEVSDYRLINQGSEEVRRAKDAGSVRRALERGIRRLQTYKDPGTSPGGQLRIVGQLERPTLDWRKLLKAELEEALANLRDVRKRWSRPSRKSEWYPSKIGLGSNPIDVYILIDTSASIDDEKLRRFMSEVYGVLRAGATKITLVPWDVRAYEPIELKREADVEKVRRGLRGGGGTIPDEALRYVLSKARRKSVVIVLSDFELAETGETKRLFRELASRHKTILVSAGKMSVDYPGIFIRLAD
- a CDS encoding phospholipase D-like domain-containing protein, with amino-acid sequence MYLGKGAASIILQALHGARERIVLSSPWIGKRYVELLVEKALSGVSVTVITMDLSDNDGRLLANAADTYGEEEVSKRSREVARLRAELRRARTAVVRDLALALFASSIFILLTKIYNSYFFIGSILFIIIGIIMIFIRRRAVSDVRARLEEAEAELERAVANTEVLREKLRRNLRAIVVPLNRGFIHAKVYIVDNKAWASSANLTDSGLYNNVEFVIEVDPKVAEDALRRLLAELIGQSDEDAGIIN